A window of Chryseobacterium sp. IHB B 17019 genomic DNA:
CATAAAAAAAACCTGCCAAATACATTGACAGGTTTTATATTATTTAATAAGCAATTCTTATTCAGCTGCTGTTTCTTCCGCTGCCGGAGCGGCTCCTTCTGCTGCAACTTCTTCTTCATCATCGTCATCTGCCACTGCACCACCTTTCATTGCATTTCTAGACATCTTAACAGCTACTACAACTGCATTGTCCGGGTGCATGAAAGAATATCCTTCAGTTTTGATTGCTCCAATGTAAAGTTTGTTACCGATTTTTAATGGAGTAACATCTACAACTACCTCATCAGGTAAGTTTGCAGGGATTGCTTTTACTTTCAGTTTTCTGAAAGACTGACGTAAAACACCACCAGCTACAACACCTTTAGAACGACCTGTAATTCTTACAGGAACTTCCATAACAACTGGCTTATCTTCAGATAACTGATAGAAGTCTGCGTGAAGAATTTTATCTGTAATCGGGTGGAACTGAATGTCCTGAAGAACAGCCGGAATTGTTTGACCATCAACCTCAATAGATACCGTGTGTGCTTCAGGAGTATATACCAAACCTTTGAATGCTCTCTCTTCTGCAGAGAAATTCAATGGCTCGCCACCTCCGTAAACAACACAAGGAACTAATTCAGCATCACGTAAAGCTTTTGTAGACTTTTTGCCCACGTTTTCTCTTTTTGTACCTTGAATTGTAATAGATTTCATTTATAAAAATTTAAAAAATTATTTTGATTTAAGCTTGCAAAATTCTGAAAATCAATTAGATAATAAACTTACTACTAATTGACTGGTGCTCATGCACCATCTTCATAACGTCTGCAAATAATGCGGCGCAAGATAGCACTTTTATTTTAGATGACAAATTATTTTTCACAGGAATTGAGTCAGTTACAATTACTTCCAACAATTTTGAGTTCTCAATATTCTCATACGCTTTCCCTGAAAGTACTCCGTGAGTTGCCATTGCTCTTACTGATTTTGCTCCTTTTTCCATTAGGATGTCTGCAGCCTTGCAAAGCGTTCCTGCCGTATCGATCATGTCATCAATAAGAATTACATTTTTACCTTCTACATCCCCGATAAGGAACATTTCTTCTACAACGTTTGCTTTTTTTCTTTCTTTATAAGCAATTACTACATCAGCACCAAGGTGACCGGCATAGTTTTTTGCTCTTTTTGCACCTCCCATATCCGGAGAAGCGATGGTAAGATCTTCCAGATTAAGATCTCTGATGTAATCTACAAAAATTGTAGATGCATACAAATGATCTACCGGAATCTCAAAGAATCCCTGGATCTGATCTGCGTGAAGATCCATCGTCATGATTCTCGTTGCTCCTGCGGCTGTCAAAAGATTGGCAACCAATTTTGCGCCGATTGGCGCTCTTGGTTTGTCTTTTCTGTCTTGTCTTGCAAGCCCGAAGTAAGGAAGTACGACTGTAATGCTTTTAGCAGAAGCTCTTTTCGCAGCATCAATCATTAGAAGAAGTTCCAAAAGATTGTCTGCTGGAGGGAATGTAGATCCAATTAAGAAAACTCTTCCTCCTCTTACAGATTCGTCCAAAACAGGCTCAAACTCCCCGTCGCTGAACTCCTGAAAGTTGATTTTTCCTAATTCCTGCCCATAATACTGGGCAATTTTCTCTGCCAAGTCCTTACTCGTCCTTGTACAAAATAGATAACTTAACTGATCGGCCATTTTTACTTTTTAAAGATTTTGCAAATTTAAAAAAAAACCACAAGAATCTGTCTTGTGGTTTCTAAGTTTTTATTTATCTAAATATTATGGGAACTTTACCCCCGAATATTTATTGGCATCTACCTGTGGAAGGGTAGATTTATATTTCATATTAATCGCTTTGATAAATTCATTGGCAACAATTGCGTATCCTCTTCCTGTAAGGTGAACCCCATCAAGAGAGAAAGCTCCTCCACTCACGAATTTAGCGGTGTATTTTACACCATCAAATGTAATTCCTGATTTTCCATTAAGCTCAACCATTTTAGAATTAGCATCTACAAAAGCCAGCCCGTAAGAATCAGCAAGCGTTTTTATAGAACCATTATAAGCATCGATAGCCGTTTTTACGCTAGCTGCTTCTGTTTTTGTTAATACATGTTGATTTTGTAACGGATAAGAAATTCCATAAACATTCACAGGAGACGGTGCTCCAGGTGCCGTACTTGCAATCACTGAGCTTGATGTAAGAAGAATATAATCTTCTGATGTTGCCTGTCTTGCCTGCCCGAAAATCTGTCCGAAAGCTGTTGCAGTTGGCAATCCTAAAGAAGGTGTCAAGGCTGCGGTAAGCTGTGGAGCAAGATTCGTAAGAGATTCATCTTTAATTAAAACAGGATTATTAGACGTAGAAGAAAGTAAATTAATTCTATCTCCGGCTCCGAAAGCAGTAAGTGCCTGTTTTAGCGGACCATACAAGCTTGTATTAAGTGTTGTAAGATTTGTTCCTAAAGCCGCAGGCGTCAAAGGATTGTAAGGAACGGTTGTAAAGAAAGGAATTGAAGTAACATAAGGAACGTTTGCAATAACTCCTTTTGTAGTTCCAACGCTTTTTAAACCATCTAAAACTCCTTTAATAGAACCAGCCACCACATTCGGGTCTGAAATATCATTGGACTTATAAGTTGCCGGATTTGTATTTCCTGTCTGAACTGTCGCCGCAGTATACGTTGTAACACCTCCTACCGTCTGAGAGTTTGTCCCTCCACTTGTAGCATATAATAATACATCATTACTTCCTATCCAAAGAGAGAAAAATGTAGGCGTCTGAGACATCGCATCAGCCAAAACAGTAGTGGTAGCAGAAGATGCAAATCTTACAAAATAAGGATTCGCAGTTCCTAAAGCAAGCCCTGCCATACTTCCGTATCCAGGTGCTACCAAATGATAAGATTTTGCTCCCGGAACTCCCATATTTTGATAAGGTCTCCCTGCGGCTACATTATCCAATGCTCCTCCCGGCGCACTTGGAACAGGACTTAAAGCCCCATTAACTACCTGAAGGTTAAGCTTTCCGGCAAAACCCGGAAGGTTATTGAAACCTCCAATATTATTTGGCATTAACGGTTGTTTAAAATCTCCTCCTCCTGCAAGTTTCATTTGCTGAGCAATCATTGATGGATATGATTCATTTTGTCCGTCAACATACAGAGCGCCGTCTCTATAACCCGAGGTCAGGGAATTTCCCAGTGCAATATATCTAGAAAAATTTGCTTCTCCGGAAGTTACCACAACATCTTTTACATCTGTATCGAAATCATTTTCGCAGCTCGTTGTAAAAAGAAGAGCAGAAATAGCGAATGTAGAAATTATAATTTTTTTCATAGTCTGTCAATTAAAAAGGGTTATAAGATAAACCTAAACCTAAATAGAACGCTGTAGCCTTAGCCTGTCCGTAGAAACCAAGACCGGCATTCTTCACATCTCTTGCCTGTGGCATTGCATATCCTGCCGCAATATCAACCCCGAATTGTTTTAGCTTAAATCCAACCCCACCCGTTACAACATACGTATTGAATGAAGGTGTTTCCGGGATAAAATTCTCATCAGTATAAGGAGATTCATCATAATAAGCTCCCAAACGTCCGTAGATCATATTAGTGAATGCATATTGAGTTCCCAATCTGAATGTTTTAGAATTTCTAAAGTTTTTAGGCGAAACCAAAACCGTAGGATCTGCCTGATTTCCAACAGGAGCATTCTCGAAATCCAGGGTCAGCCTGCCATATCTTTCCCATCCGTGGTAGTTGAAATCTGCTGAAACCAACCATTTCGGAGTGATTTTATATGTTAAACCAATAGTATATTCTTCCACTAAAGGTAATGTTGCTGTAAAATTGTCTGTTCCAGTTGCAGGATCCAATCCCAGCAAAGGATAAATAGAAGCAGACGGGAATTTAAAGGTAGCTTTACCGTTTTTAGCTTTCATATCAACGGGTGAACGGTACGCAATACTCACATCAAGTTTTGGATCAGGTCTGAAATAAAACCCGAAGCCATATCCGTGGCCGCTTGCTTTTTCATCCTTAATATTAAGCTCGCCTCCAAATTGAGTTACCGCTTTATCCCAATTCACTTTTCCTCTCGCATAAATATAGCTTGCCCCGAAAGCCAGCCAGTCATTAAATTTATAGGAAACCATTGGTTGGAAGTAAAAACTTTTCAGCTCAAGCTTTTGTACCATTTCTTTACCTTCCCAATCATTCGGCCATTCGATAGTACTCCCGAAAGGTGTTGAAAAGCTGAACCCGATTGACAATTTATCTATCGGTTTATAAGCAATCGCAGCATAAATGGGTGTTCCCATCGGGTTATCAGTTTCAGTACTCTGTAAAGTATTTAAATTCTGAAAAGTAACTTTATTACTCGCTCCAAACCCTCCCGCAACGATGCTTAGTTTCGAGGGAATGAATGACATACCCGCAGGGTTAAAGAATGCCACACTTGCATCTTCAGCATGCGCACTGGTGTGTGCCATCGCCAATTGTTTCACCCCCTGGAGAGAAACCCTGAAGCCTCCCGCGTAAGATAAAACCCCTGCCAATAATGCAGTTGATACTAATATTTTTTTCATAGACTATTATTAATAGTATCAAATATAAAATTATTTTGGTTACTCCTGTTAATAAATCATAAATTTTTAAACAATATGAACAAAGAAAACTATGTTTAAAATAACACTTTCACAAAAATCTTCTTAAATCAATTGGTATTAGATATTTAACAGAGATTAAGTTAAGAATATTAAATTTTGTTTAATCTTAAACACCCGAATTACTTAATATTTGATTATTTTAGACCACATAAAGATAAAAATCATAAATTTGCAAGATTAAATATATAATATATGAGTTGTGGATGTAAAACATCCGGCGATTCTGCACATTCTTGCGGACCCAAGAAAACCGCGAATGGCTGTGAAAATGTAAATACCTGTGGTAATAGTTATAAATTAAGTGTTTTTGACTGGCTTTCTAACATCAACAATCCCGCATCAAACAGATGTGATTATGTGGAAGTTAGATTTAAAAATGACAGAAAATCGTTTTTTAAAAATGTAAATAATGTTCCTTTACATATAGGTAGCGTAGTAACAGTAGAATCGAGTCCCGGACACGATGTAGGTGTGGTAAGTCTCACCGGAGAATTGGTAAAGATTCAGATGAAAAAGAAGAAATTTCCTGAAGAATCTGCCCTAAAAATATACAGACAGGCCAACCAGAAAGATCTGGAAGTTTGGCAGGAAGCAAGAAAAAAAGAAGATAATGTAAAATTAGAAGCCCGAAAAATCGCTCACAGATTAGGTCTCGAAATGAAGATCACGGATGTTGAGTATCAAGGAGATGCTTCGAAGGTTACGTTTTATTATACCGCTGAAAACCGTGTGGATTTCAGACAGTTGATTAAGGATTATGCTGCTGCTTTCAGAACGAAAATCGACATGAAGCAGATTGGTTTCAGACAGGAAGCTGCCAAAGTAGGCGGAATTGGGTCTTGTGGAAGAGAGCTTTGCTGCTCAACCTGGTTGACAGATTTCAGATCTGTGAACACGAATGTTGCGAGATATCAGCAATTAAGCATTAATCCTCAGAAGCTTGCAGGACAGTGTGGAAAACTTAAATGTTGTCTTAATTATGAATTAGACAGCTATCTTGATGCGTTGAGCGACTTTCCTTCTTCTTCAACAACGTTGGACACGGAAAAAGGAAGAGCTTTTTGTATTAAAATTGATGTTTTCAAAAAGAAAATGTGGTTTGCCTACGTAGACAGCTCTATGGCGTGGTATGATTTTGATATTGATTTGGTGAAAAAATTAATAGCAAAAAACAAACGTGGCGAGAAAACCCTGCCTCTTGAAGAACTGAGACAGCCAGATGCATCATTTGTAAGCATCGACCTGATACAGGAGAATAATGTTGACAGATTCGAGAAGAAAAACAGGGGTAATAATAACAAAAACAGGAATCAGAACAGACCAAATAACAATCAGAACAGTCAAAGCCAGGGCCAAAAGAGAAATAACAGCAGGCCGGAAAGACAAGACCATACTGATAAAGGTGAAAAGTCTCCTCAAAGACAGGAAAGGCCACAAAACCCGAATGCAAATTCTAATAATCAGCCAAGACAGCAAAAGCCTCAACAGCCAAAAGCCCAACTGGAGAAAGTAGATGCCGCATCTGGTTCTGACGCCGAAAAAAAACCAAACCCAAATAAAAAGAAATTCAAAAAGAAGTTTCCTCCAAAAAAAGATAACAATGCGTAAAATTTTAGGGTTATTTACTCTTATTCTTTTCTTTAGCTGTAATTCTTCCTCGGAAGGAGAAGTTATCATGAATTCCGTTGATAATAAGTGGAATAAGAAAAGTGAACAAAAATTTAATCTTGAAATTTCAGATCCGCAAAATCCTAAAAATATTATATTTGTTGTAAGAAATAATAGTGATTATCCTTACAGCAATGTGAGATTTATTGTCAATTTCACCGATCTTCAAAGTAAGAAAAAACAAACTGATACGTTGAATTATGTATTGGCAAAGCCCAACGGGGAATGGCTTGGTACAGGATTTGGTGACACGAAGGAAACTTTATTTCAGTATAAACTAAATTATAAATTTCCGGCAAAAGGAAAATATGAAATCGGTGTGACTCAGGCAATGAGAAACGACAACCTTCCGGGAATTGAAGACATTGGAGTAAAAATTGAAACGGCTAAACCGTAATCATAAATGGAAGAAAACAAAAAAAGCACAGGAAACAAAGGGAAAACTTTCCCTCTTCCTCCCAAAAAGAAAAATACTGCTTGGAAAAAATGGGTCAGATTCATCTGGATTGGGCTCATTGCTGTGATTTTAGGAATTTCAGGTCTTTTCTTTGCCGTTTCTCAAGGTTTTCTTGGAGAAATGCCTGATGTAAAAGAGCTTGAAAACCCCGATATTTATGTCGCCTCTGAAATTTACTCTTCAGACGGTGTTTTATTAGGGAAATTTGAAAAGGAAAAAACGCAGCCTGTTATCTATAAAGAACTTCCACCTTATCTTGTATACGCTTTACAAGCAAAAGAAGATGAGCGTTTTAAAGAACATTCCGGAATCGACCTGCAGTCTGTTGCCAGAGCGGTTGTCTACGGAGGTGGACGAGGCGGTGGTTCTACCATTACCCAACAGCTGGCAAAGCTGCTTTTTACAAACGGAGCTTCTCAGAATAAAATTGAAAGAGCCTTCCAAAAGCTCAAAGAATGGATCGTTGCCGTAAGTCTTGAGAAAAGATATACTAAAGAAGAAATTGTTACTTTATATTTCAACAAATTCGACTTTTTATATAATGCCAACGGTATTGAAATGGCGTCGAGAGTTTATTTTAACAAAAAAACCTCCCAGCTTACCTTACCCGAAGCCGCAATGTTTGTAGCGATGCTGGAAAACCCAGTAAAAAACAACCCAATGAGAAATCCTGAAAGAGCGAAAGCAAGAAGGGATGTTGTGTTGGAACAGATGCTAAAAACGGGGTATATTGATCAGGCTACTTACGAAAAAGGAGTTTCGACACCGATTACCCTGGATTATCACCCAATCAAAAATATTAATGATGATTATTCTGCGTATTATAAGTTTTACTTAAAAAAGGAAATCGATAATTATCTTAAAGATTACGAAAAAGAAAACGGTAAAAAATTAAACCTTTATAAAGACGGTTTAAAAATATATGTTACTCTTGACTCCAAAATGCAGAAATATGCAGAAGATGCTATCAGGGAACACCTTACTGATCTTCAGAAAAGATTTGATGCAGAGCAAAGAGGCAGAAAAAACTGGCCTTTCTATTATCTTAATGACAAGCAAATTAATAGTCTGATGCTTCAGGCCATGAAGAGAACCGGACGTTACAAGCAGTTGAAGGCGGCAGGTGTTTCTGAAGATTCTATTATGATGGAGTTCAAAAAACCGGTCAAAACATCGCGTTTTACTTGGGCAGGAGAAGAGGAAGTGGAAATGTCTCCTTGGGATTCTATCAGATGGCATAAGAAAGTGGCTCAGGCGGGTCTGATGTCAATGGTTCCGGGAACAGGTGAGATCAAAGCCTGGGTTGGAGGTATCGATTGGCAGCACTTCCAATATGACCACATCAAGCAAGGAAAAAGACAGGTAGGATCAACATTCAAGCCTTTCGTATATGCAACTGCAATCATGAAATTAGGAATGACACCTTGTTCTGTGGTTTCTAATGCAAGTTTTAATAAAGGAACCTATCACGTTCCTGGACGAGGAGGAATGCTTACCTTAAAAGATGCTTTGGCGCATTCTCAAAACCCGGTAGCTTTACGTCTTGCAGAAATGACAGGCACGCAAAGTGTAATACAGACCGCAAGAGATCTGGGAGTGACGGAAGATATTTCGACAAGTTTACCAATGGCTTTAGGTTCATCAGACATTACGATCTACGAAATGGTAGGAGCTTACAGTACTTTTGCCAATTATGGTAACTACAACAAGCCGGAAATGATCTGGAGAATTGAAGATGCAAACGGTAGAGTAATCAAAGAAGTAAACGTAGAGCCGAAAGAAGTAATGAACCCAATGTACGCTTACACCATGATCGAATTGATGAAAGGGGTGGCGCAATATGGTACAGCTTCCGGAGAGCTTGGCAGAAAAGGTATATCAAAAGATGTGGAAATTGCAGGTAAAACCGGTACTACACAGAACAACTCGGACGGTTGGTTTATGGGGATTGTTCCGAAACTGGCAACAGGAGCCTGGGTAGGATGGGAAGACAGGGCAACCCACTTCTTCGGAACCGGCGAAGGTCAGGGTGCGAAAATGGCACTCCCAATTTGGGCAATTTTCATGAAAAAAGTCTGGGCGGATAAAACATTAGGCATTTCACCTGACGATAAATTCGTAAAACCTTCGGAATGGAAAGACGGATGCTCAGATCTTAAAGGATTAAGCTCAGGGTACGGAGATGACGGAGGATTGCAGACCATCGACGAAATCAAAAATCCGAAACCGGTGGAGCCTACTACTCCAAAAAATAATTCAGGTAAAAAAGAAGAAAATGTCAATGAAAACTTGAACACAAGTGAAGATATTGACTTTAATAATAAATAACTTCTCTTTTAGAAATATACAAGACCTTTCAATCATTTGGAAGGTCTTTCTTTTATAATTAATATCTTTGATATATGAATATTGATAAAATTGAACAACCCTTTATAAAAATATTTCCGGGAGACTTTTCCGGCAACCCAATGCAGAGAAATACTCCGAAAGTCTTGTTTGCAACGATTGATCCTGTTGGTTTTGACCACCCGAAATTAATTGCATTTAATGAAACACTTTCAGAAGAAATCGGGCTTGGAAAATTTGAGGAAAAAGACCTTGACTTTTTAGTCGGAAACAACCTTCCTGAAAATATTAAAACATATTCTACGGCTTACGCAGGACATCAATTCGGGAATTGGGCGGGGCAATTAGGAGACGGAAGAGCAATTCTCGCCGGTGAGATCACCAATAATTCGGGACAGAAAACCGAGATCCAATGGAAAGGCGCCGGAGCAACACCTTATTCCAGACACGCAGACGGCCGAGCTGTTTTGCGATCATCCGTCCGTGAATATATGATGAGTGAAGCCATGTTTCATCTAAATATTCCCACAACCAGAGCTTTAAGTTTGGCTTTTACCGGAGAAGATGTAGTGAGAGATATGATGTATAATGGGAATCCGCAGAATGAACAAGGAGCCGTAGTTGTTAGAACAGCAGACAGTTTTTTACGTTTCGGTCATTTTGAGTTGATGTCGGCTCAAGGAGAATA
This region includes:
- a CDS encoding 50S ribosomal protein L25/general stress protein Ctc, translated to MKSITIQGTKRENVGKKSTKALRDAELVPCVVYGGGEPLNFSAEERAFKGLVYTPEAHTVSIEVDGQTIPAVLQDIQFHPITDKILHADFYQLSEDKPVVMEVPVRITGRSKGVVAGGVLRQSFRKLKVKAIPANLPDEVVVDVTPLKIGNKLYIGAIKTEGYSFMHPDNAVVVAVKMSRNAMKGGAVADDDDEEEVAAEGAAPAAEETAAE
- a CDS encoding ribose-phosphate pyrophosphokinase; the encoded protein is MADQLSYLFCTRTSKDLAEKIAQYYGQELGKINFQEFSDGEFEPVLDESVRGGRVFLIGSTFPPADNLLELLLMIDAAKRASAKSITVVLPYFGLARQDRKDKPRAPIGAKLVANLLTAAGATRIMTMDLHADQIQGFFEIPVDHLYASTIFVDYIRDLNLEDLTIASPDMGGAKRAKNYAGHLGADVVIAYKERKKANVVEEMFLIGDVEGKNVILIDDMIDTAGTLCKAADILMEKGAKSVRAMATHGVLSGKAYENIENSKLLEVIVTDSIPVKNNLSSKIKVLSCAALFADVMKMVHEHQSISSKFII
- a CDS encoding G-D-S-L family lipolytic protein — its product is MKKIIISTFAISALLFTTSCENDFDTDVKDVVVTSGEANFSRYIALGNSLTSGYRDGALYVDGQNESYPSMIAQQMKLAGGGDFKQPLMPNNIGGFNNLPGFAGKLNLQVVNGALSPVPSAPGGALDNVAAGRPYQNMGVPGAKSYHLVAPGYGSMAGLALGTANPYFVRFASSATTTVLADAMSQTPTFFSLWIGSNDVLLYATSGGTNSQTVGGVTTYTAATVQTGNTNPATYKSNDISDPNVVAGSIKGVLDGLKSVGTTKGVIANVPYVTSIPFFTTVPYNPLTPAALGTNLTTLNTSLYGPLKQALTAFGAGDRINLLSSTSNNPVLIKDESLTNLAPQLTAALTPSLGLPTATAFGQIFGQARQATSEDYILLTSSSVIASTAPGAPSPVNVYGISYPLQNQHVLTKTEAASVKTAIDAYNGSIKTLADSYGLAFVDANSKMVELNGKSGITFDGVKYTAKFVSGGAFSLDGVHLTGRGYAIVANEFIKAINMKYKSTLPQVDANKYSGVKFP
- a CDS encoding OmpP1/FadL family transporter, giving the protein MKKILVSTALLAGVLSYAGGFRVSLQGVKQLAMAHTSAHAEDASVAFFNPAGMSFIPSKLSIVAGGFGASNKVTFQNLNTLQSTETDNPMGTPIYAAIAYKPIDKLSIGFSFSTPFGSTIEWPNDWEGKEMVQKLELKSFYFQPMVSYKFNDWLAFGASYIYARGKVNWDKAVTQFGGELNIKDEKASGHGYGFGFYFRPDPKLDVSIAYRSPVDMKAKNGKATFKFPSASIYPLLGLDPATGTDNFTATLPLVEEYTIGLTYKITPKWLVSADFNYHGWERYGRLTLDFENAPVGNQADPTVLVSPKNFRNSKTFRLGTQYAFTNMIYGRLGAYYDESPYTDENFIPETPSFNTYVVTGGVGFKLKQFGVDIAAGYAMPQARDVKNAGLGFYGQAKATAFYLGLGLSYNPF
- a CDS encoding PSP1 domain-containing protein, which gives rise to MSCGCKTSGDSAHSCGPKKTANGCENVNTCGNSYKLSVFDWLSNINNPASNRCDYVEVRFKNDRKSFFKNVNNVPLHIGSVVTVESSPGHDVGVVSLTGELVKIQMKKKKFPEESALKIYRQANQKDLEVWQEARKKEDNVKLEARKIAHRLGLEMKITDVEYQGDASKVTFYYTAENRVDFRQLIKDYAAAFRTKIDMKQIGFRQEAAKVGGIGSCGRELCCSTWLTDFRSVNTNVARYQQLSINPQKLAGQCGKLKCCLNYELDSYLDALSDFPSSSTTLDTEKGRAFCIKIDVFKKKMWFAYVDSSMAWYDFDIDLVKKLIAKNKRGEKTLPLEELRQPDASFVSIDLIQENNVDRFEKKNRGNNNKNRNQNRPNNNQNSQSQGQKRNNSRPERQDHTDKGEKSPQRQERPQNPNANSNNQPRQQKPQQPKAQLEKVDAASGSDAEKKPNPNKKKFKKKFPPKKDNNA
- a CDS encoding gliding motility lipoprotein GldH, giving the protein MRKILGLFTLILFFSCNSSSEGEVIMNSVDNKWNKKSEQKFNLEISDPQNPKNIIFVVRNNSDYPYSNVRFIVNFTDLQSKKKQTDTLNYVLAKPNGEWLGTGFGDTKETLFQYKLNYKFPAKGKYEIGVTQAMRNDNLPGIEDIGVKIETAKP
- a CDS encoding penicillin-binding protein 1A, encoding MEENKKSTGNKGKTFPLPPKKKNTAWKKWVRFIWIGLIAVILGISGLFFAVSQGFLGEMPDVKELENPDIYVASEIYSSDGVLLGKFEKEKTQPVIYKELPPYLVYALQAKEDERFKEHSGIDLQSVARAVVYGGGRGGGSTITQQLAKLLFTNGASQNKIERAFQKLKEWIVAVSLEKRYTKEEIVTLYFNKFDFLYNANGIEMASRVYFNKKTSQLTLPEAAMFVAMLENPVKNNPMRNPERAKARRDVVLEQMLKTGYIDQATYEKGVSTPITLDYHPIKNINDDYSAYYKFYLKKEIDNYLKDYEKENGKKLNLYKDGLKIYVTLDSKMQKYAEDAIREHLTDLQKRFDAEQRGRKNWPFYYLNDKQINSLMLQAMKRTGRYKQLKAAGVSEDSIMMEFKKPVKTSRFTWAGEEEVEMSPWDSIRWHKKVAQAGLMSMVPGTGEIKAWVGGIDWQHFQYDHIKQGKRQVGSTFKPFVYATAIMKLGMTPCSVVSNASFNKGTYHVPGRGGMLTLKDALAHSQNPVALRLAEMTGTQSVIQTARDLGVTEDISTSLPMALGSSDITIYEMVGAYSTFANYGNYNKPEMIWRIEDANGRVIKEVNVEPKEVMNPMYAYTMIELMKGVAQYGTASGELGRKGISKDVEIAGKTGTTQNNSDGWFMGIVPKLATGAWVGWEDRATHFFGTGEGQGAKMALPIWAIFMKKVWADKTLGISPDDKFVKPSEWKDGCSDLKGLSSGYGDDGGLQTIDEIKNPKPVEPTTPKNNSGKKEENVNENLNTSEDIDFNNK